One part of the Pandoraea faecigallinarum genome encodes these proteins:
- a CDS encoding EAL domain-containing protein → MVVPGSPSAAGATPAPGREALLEALDRSLGTLTLTPDGTVIDVNDKFLGVFGYTRDELIGQRHAMLCDPLDATCGDALAQVVGTGRAHTGQVKRVRRDGSVVWLEATYNPVFDAAGQLAFVIKFAVDVTARVARQAADDARMHLLSLGVDETDNAVLITDAQGSVRYVNAGFTRMLGYAASEVIGKSAHAPFDETSLDEFADAAAVDIKQALSGCLVRARDGRSCHCEVLVRTAQRQALWVSVVTNPILDAHGKLVNAVVLFTDITQSKIQEVLQHKALAAMVRDAPLVEVLTLVCRELEQIAPEVMASVVRVDAQGKLRPQAGPSLPAQYHQSVDGVAIGPNVGTCGTAAFLARPVIVTDIANDPRWAGFREMAAEFGLAASWAMPIIANDGRVLGVLAFYYRTVRGPDALHERLVDVCVHLCKLAFERDESRTRIRQLAFSDSLTGLPNRSMLGVLAAQAIASATELGTRMAVIFIDLDRFKQVNDSLGHQAGDVLLRTIAQRLRRSLRGADIVARLSGDEFVAVLTECDPERLDIAIERMRSALTAPCQINGVTLVPSGSFGISLFPNHGREFDILLQHADMAMYQAKMTSPGSVRFYNEDMNIHAQERLELETALRDALRLGKLQLFYQPQINLLDDSMYGAEALARWRHPQYGDVPPSRFIALAEECGLIGELGAWTLRESCRQLADWRRRGVGIGNVSVNLSPTNFHDHDLPHIIAEALADHELPPSCLAIEITESVLMDHNPSTLRIIEEVHNMGVRLSMDDFGTGYSSLGYLRRLPVCELKLDRSFVHDITRDETVRALTSAIISIGRNLHLTVVAEGVEDEAQRDLLLAQGYRVAQGYLFSAALSSGDLERWLDQWSARRQTPRPIRS, encoded by the coding sequence ATGGTCGTGCCCGGTTCACCGTCCGCCGCAGGCGCCACACCGGCACCGGGGCGCGAAGCGCTGCTCGAAGCCCTCGACCGCTCGCTGGGCACCCTCACGCTTACGCCTGACGGCACGGTCATCGACGTCAACGACAAGTTTCTCGGCGTCTTCGGCTACACCCGCGACGAACTGATCGGCCAGCGCCATGCCATGCTGTGCGATCCGCTGGACGCCACGTGCGGTGACGCGCTGGCGCAGGTCGTCGGCACCGGACGTGCACATACCGGTCAGGTCAAACGCGTCCGGCGCGACGGCAGCGTCGTCTGGCTCGAAGCCACTTACAACCCTGTGTTCGACGCCGCGGGCCAACTCGCTTTCGTGATCAAGTTCGCCGTGGACGTGACGGCACGCGTGGCACGTCAGGCCGCCGACGACGCGCGCATGCATCTGCTCTCGCTCGGTGTGGACGAGACGGACAACGCCGTGCTCATCACCGACGCGCAGGGCAGCGTGCGCTACGTGAACGCAGGCTTCACACGCATGCTCGGCTACGCGGCGAGCGAAGTGATCGGCAAATCGGCCCATGCGCCATTCGATGAGACGTCGCTCGACGAATTCGCCGACGCCGCCGCCGTCGATATCAAACAGGCCCTCTCCGGATGCCTCGTCCGCGCACGCGACGGCCGCAGTTGTCACTGCGAAGTGCTCGTGCGCACCGCCCAGCGTCAAGCGCTGTGGGTCTCGGTGGTCACGAATCCGATTCTCGATGCGCACGGCAAGCTCGTGAATGCCGTGGTGCTGTTCACCGACATCACGCAGTCCAAGATTCAGGAAGTGCTGCAACACAAAGCGCTGGCCGCGATGGTGCGCGACGCCCCGCTCGTTGAGGTGCTCACGCTCGTGTGTCGCGAACTGGAGCAGATCGCCCCCGAGGTGATGGCGTCCGTGGTACGGGTGGACGCGCAAGGCAAGTTGCGCCCGCAGGCGGGGCCGAGTTTGCCAGCGCAATATCATCAGAGCGTCGATGGCGTGGCCATCGGCCCGAACGTGGGCACCTGCGGCACGGCGGCATTTCTCGCCCGGCCGGTCATCGTTACCGACATCGCGAACGACCCGCGCTGGGCAGGCTTTCGCGAGATGGCGGCCGAGTTCGGCCTCGCAGCGTCATGGGCAATGCCCATCATCGCCAACGATGGACGAGTGCTCGGCGTGCTCGCGTTCTATTACCGCACGGTGCGCGGCCCGGACGCGCTTCACGAGCGGCTGGTCGACGTGTGCGTGCATCTGTGCAAGCTCGCCTTCGAGCGCGACGAGTCTCGCACACGCATCCGTCAGTTGGCGTTCTCGGACAGCCTGACCGGCCTGCCCAACCGCAGCATGCTCGGCGTGCTCGCAGCGCAGGCCATCGCCAGTGCAACCGAATTGGGCACGCGCATGGCGGTCATCTTCATCGATCTGGATCGATTCAAGCAGGTCAACGACTCGCTCGGCCATCAGGCAGGCGACGTGCTGCTGCGCACGATTGCCCAGCGCCTGCGCCGCTCGCTCAGAGGCGCGGATATCGTTGCGCGACTCTCGGGCGACGAGTTCGTGGCCGTACTCACCGAGTGCGACCCGGAGCGCCTGGACATCGCCATCGAACGCATGCGCAGCGCACTCACCGCGCCTTGCCAGATCAATGGCGTGACGCTGGTGCCCTCGGGCAGTTTCGGCATCAGCCTGTTTCCCAATCACGGCCGGGAGTTCGACATTCTGCTGCAACACGCCGATATGGCGATGTATCAGGCGAAGATGACGAGCCCGGGCAGCGTGCGTTTCTACAACGAAGACATGAACATCCACGCGCAGGAGCGGCTCGAACTCGAAACCGCACTGCGCGACGCCCTGCGTCTTGGCAAACTTCAATTGTTCTATCAGCCGCAAATCAATTTGCTGGACGATTCGATGTACGGCGCGGAAGCGCTCGCCCGCTGGCGACATCCGCAGTACGGCGACGTACCGCCGTCGCGCTTCATCGCGCTCGCCGAGGAGTGCGGGCTGATCGGGGAACTGGGGGCGTGGACGTTGCGCGAGTCGTGCCGTCAGCTGGCTGACTGGCGCAGGCGCGGCGTGGGCATCGGCAATGTGTCCGTCAATCTCTCGCCGACCAACTTCCACGATCACGACCTGCCTCACATCATTGCCGAAGCGTTGGCCGATCACGAATTGCCGCCGTCGTGTCTGGCAATCGAGATCACGGAAAGCGTGTTGATGGATCACAACCCGAGCACGCTGCGCATCATCGAAGAAGTCCACAACATGGGCGTGCGCCTGTCGATGGACGATTTCGGCACCGGGTATTCGAGCCTGGGATATTTGCGGCGTCTACCGGTCTGCGAACTGAAGCTCGACCGCAGCTTCGTGCATGACATCACGCGCGACGAAACGGTACGCGCGCTGACCAGCGCGATCATCAGCATTGGTCGCAACCTGCACCTCACCGTCGTGGCCGAAGGCGTGGAAGACGAAGCGCAGCGCGATTTGCTGCTGGCACAGGGTTATCGGGTCGCGCAAGGGTATCTGTTCTCTGCGGCACTTTCGAGCGGCGATCTGGAGCGCTGGCTCGACCAGTGGTCCGCGCGTCGCCAGACGCCCCGGCCCATTCGCTCCTGA
- a CDS encoding GGDEF domain-containing protein yields the protein MPSPPARTSGMFGVGLDEAERLAALRRYEILDTPPEPAFERIVRLASYVMGVPISLISLIDESRQWFKSKRGINATQTPRSMAFCTHAILGDDVLVVPDARADRRFADNPLVTGDPNIRFYAGAPLRTPEGHRLGTLCVIDRRPHDLDDEKRGLLADLSALVVDELELRRVNRVLGDMAMRDGLTGLLNRRAFLMQADRLFVAARAQQRRLSVLMLDIDHFKVINDTWGHAIGDRVIVELTLVLRAALRKSTVIGRLGGEEFAVLLPETDAQRAVQAAERLLAAIGDASVPGPNGAAGPVRFSASVGVGSLGSDDADFGTLLQRADRALYAAKQAGRNRVAVL from the coding sequence ATGCCCTCCCCGCCTGCCCGCACCTCCGGCATGTTCGGCGTGGGGCTCGACGAGGCCGAGCGCCTCGCCGCCCTTCGCCGCTACGAGATTCTGGACACGCCGCCCGAGCCCGCCTTCGAGCGCATCGTGCGGCTTGCGTCGTATGTGATGGGAGTCCCCATCTCGCTGATTTCGCTGATCGACGAGTCGCGTCAGTGGTTCAAGTCGAAGCGCGGCATCAATGCCACACAGACGCCGCGCTCGATGGCCTTCTGCACGCACGCCATTCTTGGCGACGACGTGCTCGTCGTGCCGGATGCCCGTGCCGACCGGCGCTTCGCCGACAATCCGCTGGTGACCGGCGATCCGAACATCCGTTTCTATGCGGGCGCGCCATTGCGCACGCCCGAGGGCCATCGGCTGGGCACCTTGTGCGTCATCGACCGCCGTCCCCACGATCTGGACGACGAAAAACGCGGCCTGCTCGCGGACCTGTCGGCCCTCGTGGTGGACGAACTGGAATTGCGACGCGTGAACCGGGTCCTGGGTGACATGGCGATGCGCGACGGCCTGACCGGCCTGCTCAACCGACGCGCCTTCCTGATGCAGGCCGATCGCCTGTTCGTCGCTGCGCGCGCGCAGCAGCGCCGCCTGTCGGTCCTCATGCTCGACATCGATCATTTCAAGGTCATCAACGATACGTGGGGACATGCCATCGGCGATCGCGTCATCGTGGAGCTGACGCTGGTCTTGCGGGCCGCGCTGCGCAAGAGTACTGTGATCGGCCGTCTGGGCGGCGAGGAGTTCGCCGTGCTGCTGCCCGAGACCGACGCACAACGTGCCGTGCAGGCCGCGGAGCGCCTGCTCGCCGCGATTGGCGATGCGAGCGTGCCGGGCCCGAACGGAGCTGCCGGACCGGTGCGCTTCTCCGCCAGCGTGGGGGTGGGCAGCCTCGGCTCCGACGACGCCGATTTCGGCACCCTGCTGCAACGCGCCGACCGGGCGCTTTATGCGGCAAAGCAGGCCGGCCGCAATCGCGTGGCCGTGCTGTGA
- a CDS encoding RNA-binding S4 domain-containing protein: MQNLTFELTGEFVALNDLLKLTGVVDSGGAGKVLVANGDVTVDGQLETRKTCKIRAGQTVAVGGIRIRVKGA, encoded by the coding sequence ATGCAAAACCTGACCTTTGAACTGACGGGCGAATTCGTCGCCCTTAACGACCTGCTCAAGCTCACCGGCGTCGTCGACTCGGGCGGTGCGGGCAAAGTGCTGGTGGCCAACGGCGACGTCACGGTCGACGGCCAGCTCGAAACCCGCAAGACCTGCAAGATCCGCGCGGGTCAGACGGTCGCCGTAGGCGGCATCCGCATTCGCGTCAAAGGCGCTTGA
- a CDS encoding integration host factor subunit alpha: MNEMNPGEFEAMLAAQRIALGRSEVNEVSTEAPTLTKAELAELLFEHVGLNKREAKDMVEAFFESIRDALESGDSVKLSGFGNFQLRDKPQRPGRNPKTGEAIPIAARRVVTFHASQKLKSMVESGVLSK; this comes from the coding sequence ATGAACGAAATGAATCCTGGTGAATTTGAAGCCATGCTCGCGGCACAGCGCATTGCGCTGGGTCGCAGCGAAGTGAACGAGGTCTCGACCGAGGCGCCGACGCTGACCAAGGCCGAACTGGCGGAGTTGCTGTTCGAGCACGTTGGCCTGAACAAGCGTGAAGCGAAGGACATGGTCGAAGCGTTTTTCGAATCGATTCGCGACGCTCTCGAGTCCGGCGACAGTGTCAAGCTGTCGGGCTTCGGTAACTTCCAGTTGCGCGACAAGCCGCAACGGCCGGGGCGGAATCCGAAGACCGGTGAAGCCATTCCGATCGCTGCGCGTCGCGTCGTTACCTTCCACGCCAGCCAAAAGCTCAAGTCGATGGTCGAGTCTGGCGTACTGAGCAAGTAA
- a CDS encoding sensor domain-containing diguanylate cyclase yields MRIRHWLYAACVSAGVLVACWVAADRTATSLVGDKLAQSVEAGQTVADRVADGMVHAINTDLSMVRAIPSTLAEVDLLRDVLPDAAARSAGAEVTQRANEFLRGAQGYFGVDRVWVIDARGVCVAASNYRDTPSPVGQSVADMPYVTHALLGERFESYAAGWEQQAPGLYFSAPMYRDGALIGVVMTKIGLTRLRHWVGSGESFITDGNGVVIMANDPRFENRFMLDGKLGSLSDAERLALYQRHDFARMPISQFKRAPGRSNAWVPQELLDRMTEFSDLHKPFVIASRPSSSNDLVVYAVENVDAWDALTRQHAKDLALCFLLYLGGVVIVALAGWTYWRERAQHREVRQSNEELRAANNQLAFEASYDELTGSLTRRYFFHRFDQLLEAAQRKNEPMSLIVADLDHFKSINDTYGHAIGDQVLCRFVLVCSSTLRGDDLIGRIGGEEFAILLPGASERDALRVADRIRERCKRESLEGSEPPLRFSASFGITEWQDTDSPMNMVERADMALYRAKRAGRDRCWVF; encoded by the coding sequence ATGAGGATAAGGCATTGGCTTTATGCCGCCTGTGTCTCGGCCGGCGTGCTGGTCGCCTGCTGGGTTGCCGCCGACCGCACGGCCACGTCACTGGTTGGAGACAAGCTTGCGCAGAGTGTCGAGGCCGGGCAGACCGTGGCCGATCGCGTGGCCGACGGCATGGTTCACGCCATCAACACGGACCTGTCCATGGTCCGTGCGATTCCCTCGACGCTGGCCGAAGTGGACTTGCTGCGTGACGTCCTGCCGGACGCCGCTGCCCGATCCGCGGGGGCGGAAGTCACGCAGCGAGCCAACGAATTCCTGCGCGGCGCACAAGGCTACTTCGGTGTGGACCGGGTATGGGTGATCGACGCGCGGGGCGTTTGCGTGGCGGCGAGCAACTACCGCGACACGCCGTCGCCCGTCGGTCAGTCCGTGGCCGACATGCCGTACGTCACTCATGCGTTGCTCGGCGAGCGCTTCGAGAGCTATGCCGCCGGTTGGGAGCAGCAGGCGCCCGGCCTCTACTTCAGCGCACCCATGTACCGCGACGGCGCCCTGATCGGCGTGGTGATGACCAAGATCGGACTCACACGTCTGCGTCATTGGGTCGGCAGCGGCGAGTCGTTCATTACCGATGGCAATGGCGTGGTCATCATGGCCAACGATCCGCGCTTCGAGAATCGCTTCATGCTCGACGGCAAGCTCGGATCGCTCTCCGATGCCGAACGTCTCGCGCTGTATCAGCGGCACGATTTCGCGCGCATGCCGATCTCGCAATTCAAGCGTGCGCCGGGGCGCTCCAATGCCTGGGTGCCGCAGGAGCTGCTCGACCGGATGACGGAGTTCAGCGATCTTCACAAGCCGTTCGTGATCGCGTCGCGCCCCAGTTCGAGCAACGATCTGGTTGTCTATGCCGTGGAGAATGTCGACGCGTGGGACGCGCTCACCCGCCAGCATGCCAAGGATCTGGCGCTGTGCTTCTTGCTGTATCTCGGTGGTGTGGTGATCGTGGCGCTTGCCGGCTGGACGTATTGGCGTGAGCGCGCGCAGCACCGGGAGGTACGTCAGTCGAACGAGGAACTGCGCGCGGCGAACAACCAGTTGGCGTTCGAAGCAAGCTACGATGAACTCACGGGCAGTCTCACCCGCCGCTACTTCTTCCATCGCTTCGATCAACTGCTCGAAGCCGCCCAGCGCAAGAACGAGCCGATGAGCCTGATCGTGGCCGACCTCGATCACTTCAAGTCGATCAACGATACGTACGGGCATGCCATCGGCGATCAGGTGCTGTGCCGCTTTGTACTCGTCTGCTCGTCGACGCTGCGGGGCGACGATCTGATCGGCCGTATCGGCGGCGAAGAGTTTGCGATTCTGCTGCCAGGAGCAAGCGAGCGCGATGCCCTGCGCGTGGCGGACCGGATTCGCGAGCGTTGCAAACGCGAATCGCTCGAAGGCAGCGAGCCGCCGCTGCGTTTCTCGGCGAGCTTCGGTATTACGGAGTGGCAGGACACGGATTCGCCGATGAACATGGTCGAGCGTGCCGACATGGCGCTGTATCGCGCCAAGCGCGCGGGGCGCGACCGCTGCTGGGTCTTCTGA
- a CDS encoding EAL domain-containing protein, producing the protein MAEPSMTGVRRGRWATSYRSIVAILIFGLLILVLLWTAVLWRISIEYKAILRDTAASASTVSTALEQQTLRAIRQVDQITRFVKYEYERSRGDFDLRQTLAQGIVAERFMVLVSIADAKGNVIAATMPGGSGVSIADREHFRVHLDHESDGLYISHPVFGRVSRKWVLQFSRRLNNPDGTFAGVVVVSQEPSYFTSDFYTNAVLGQYGQIAVIADDGALLARSTGASVAITGTGELPPFTDEQRSSGLQRDPIDGVERVVAYRHLRDYPLAVQVGLSLDEELSEYRHVERVYLTMATFISVALVVFFALIAYLMQRLIGRDQQLTRLISFDALTGLPNRYALMESLRRALANPDRLGKVALLHIDLDNFKSVNDTLGHTQGDEIIRQVSERFIPRMPASAMLARFAGDEFMVLLEGDGAPEQAEPLGETLLAALKAPMVADGTSFALHASIGVTFWTKPEETEADLIKKADLAMYSAKEAGKSVVRVYTQQMTHQAHQLVVWEREMEQALANGEFFLAYQPIISLGRDCVCGMEALIRWRHPERGVLSAGEFIPLAETTGQIVAIGEFALTQACRQLVAWRDTPMGSLRLAVNVSSVQFWRGDIGELVERLVKAYAIEPHRLELEITESVMVKNPALVEMKIEQFKRAGLRIALDDFGTGYSSLSYLTRFPVDTLKVDRSFVESIPDSSRSCLMISNIVNIARSLGIDLIVEGVENDRQLDWLRHFVPLSAQGYLFSRPVEIEQLDSLIARFGICR; encoded by the coding sequence ATGGCGGAACCGAGCATGACGGGAGTGCGGCGCGGACGTTGGGCGACCTCCTATCGCTCCATCGTCGCAATCCTGATTTTCGGTCTCCTGATTCTGGTCCTCCTCTGGACGGCCGTGCTCTGGCGCATCTCCATCGAGTACAAGGCAATTCTTCGCGACACGGCGGCATCGGCATCGACTGTCTCCACCGCGCTGGAACAACAGACCCTGCGCGCCATTCGCCAGGTCGATCAGATCACCCGTTTCGTGAAGTACGAGTACGAGCGAAGCCGCGGTGACTTTGATCTGAGGCAGACGCTGGCCCAGGGAATCGTTGCCGAGCGCTTCATGGTGCTTGTGAGCATTGCAGACGCCAAAGGCAACGTCATTGCCGCGACGATGCCTGGCGGCTCGGGAGTGAGCATCGCGGACCGCGAACATTTTCGCGTTCATCTGGACCACGAGAGCGACGGCCTGTACATCAGTCACCCGGTCTTCGGCCGCGTGTCGCGCAAATGGGTGCTCCAGTTCAGCCGGCGTCTGAACAATCCCGACGGCACCTTCGCCGGCGTGGTCGTGGTGTCCCAGGAACCGAGCTACTTCACTTCCGATTTCTATACGAATGCCGTGCTCGGGCAGTACGGCCAGATCGCCGTCATTGCGGACGACGGGGCGTTGCTCGCGCGCAGCACCGGCGCCAGCGTTGCCATCACCGGCACGGGTGAATTGCCGCCGTTCACGGACGAGCAACGTAGCTCCGGTTTGCAGCGCGATCCGATCGACGGCGTCGAGCGTGTGGTCGCGTATCGTCATTTGCGGGACTATCCGCTTGCTGTGCAGGTGGGATTGTCGCTGGACGAGGAGCTATCCGAGTATCGGCATGTGGAGCGCGTCTATCTGACGATGGCGACCTTCATCTCGGTCGCGCTGGTGGTGTTTTTCGCGCTCATCGCGTACCTGATGCAACGCCTGATCGGCCGGGATCAACAACTCACGCGACTGATCTCCTTCGACGCGCTGACGGGGCTGCCCAATCGCTACGCCCTCATGGAGTCGCTGCGCCGCGCGCTGGCGAACCCGGATCGACTTGGCAAAGTCGCGTTGTTGCACATCGATCTGGACAACTTCAAGAGCGTGAACGACACGCTCGGTCATACGCAGGGCGACGAGATCATCCGCCAGGTCTCAGAGCGGTTCATTCCGCGCATGCCGGCCAGCGCGATGCTCGCCCGGTTTGCCGGCGACGAATTCATGGTTCTGCTCGAAGGCGATGGAGCACCCGAGCAGGCCGAACCGTTGGGCGAGACGCTGCTTGCGGCCCTCAAGGCGCCGATGGTGGCCGACGGTACGTCGTTCGCTTTGCATGCCAGCATTGGCGTGACGTTCTGGACGAAGCCGGAGGAGACCGAAGCCGATCTCATCAAAAAGGCGGATCTGGCAATGTACTCGGCGAAGGAGGCGGGCAAGAGTGTCGTGCGCGTCTACACGCAGCAAATGACGCATCAGGCGCATCAGCTTGTCGTCTGGGAACGAGAGATGGAGCAGGCGCTGGCCAACGGAGAGTTTTTCCTCGCGTATCAACCTATCATCTCGCTCGGCCGCGATTGCGTGTGCGGCATGGAGGCGCTGATTCGCTGGCGTCATCCCGAGCGGGGCGTGCTGAGCGCGGGCGAATTCATTCCGCTGGCCGAGACCACCGGTCAGATCGTGGCCATTGGCGAGTTCGCGTTGACCCAGGCGTGCCGTCAGCTGGTCGCCTGGCGCGATACGCCGATGGGTTCGCTGCGTCTGGCGGTGAACGTGTCGTCGGTGCAGTTCTGGCGCGGAGACATTGGCGAACTCGTCGAGCGACTGGTCAAGGCATATGCCATCGAGCCGCATCGGCTCGAACTGGAAATCACCGAATCGGTGATGGTCAAGAATCCGGCTCTCGTCGAAATGAAGATCGAACAATTCAAGCGCGCCGGATTGCGCATTGCGCTCGACGATTTCGGCACCGGATACTCATCGTTGTCCTATCTGACGCGTTTTCCCGTCGACACACTGAAAGTGGATCGCTCGTTTGTCGAATCGATTCCCGATTCGTCGCGTTCGTGTCTCATGATTTCCAACATTGTGAATATTGCGCGCTCGCTGGGCATCGATCTGATTGTCGAAGGCGTAGAGAACGACCGTCAGCTGGATTGGCTGCGGCATTTCGTACCCCTCAGTGCGCAGGGCTATTTATTTTCCCGTCCGGTGGAAATCGAACAACTGGATTCGCTAATTGCCCGATTTGGCATTTGCCGATAA
- a CDS encoding rubredoxin: MTTTLDTPTEFKSWICLICGWIYNEAEGAPDDGLAPGTRWADVPADWRCPECDVSKEDFALSEF, encoded by the coding sequence ATGACCACCACGCTGGACACCCCGACCGAATTCAAAAGCTGGATCTGCCTGATTTGCGGCTGGATTTATAACGAAGCCGAAGGCGCACCGGACGATGGCCTCGCGCCCGGCACCCGTTGGGCGGACGTTCCCGCCGATTGGCGCTGCCCGGAATGCGATGTTTCCAAGGAAGATTTCGCGTTATCGGAGTTTTGA
- a CDS encoding TMEM175 family protein: MGKSRLEAFSDGVIAIIITIMVLEMKAPHGSELADLIPVAPTFLTYILSYIYVGLYWNNHHHLFQVVQRVSGGVLWANLHLLFWLSLIPFVTHWLGDNHFTAWPTALYGVVLCMAAIAHFILSRALLAVHDGSNKKLAAALGRDYKGKLSVVVYAMAIVLAFVVPAISLALYALMAAVWLIPDRRLEHVIDA; this comes from the coding sequence ATGGGCAAGAGCCGACTCGAAGCGTTCAGCGATGGCGTGATCGCCATCATCATCACGATCATGGTGCTGGAGATGAAAGCACCGCACGGCAGCGAACTGGCCGACCTGATTCCCGTCGCCCCGACCTTCCTGACCTACATTCTCAGCTACATATACGTGGGCCTTTACTGGAACAACCATCACCACCTTTTTCAGGTCGTGCAGCGGGTATCCGGCGGTGTGCTCTGGGCCAACCTGCATCTGCTGTTCTGGCTGTCGCTGATTCCGTTCGTCACCCACTGGCTCGGCGACAATCACTTCACCGCCTGGCCGACGGCGCTCTACGGCGTGGTGCTGTGCATGGCAGCCATCGCTCACTTCATTCTGTCGCGCGCGCTGCTGGCCGTTCACGACGGCAGCAACAAGAAGTTGGCGGCCGCGCTCGGGCGCGACTACAAAGGCAAGCTCTCGGTCGTGGTATATGCCATGGCCATTGTGCTGGCATTCGTGGTCCCGGCCATCTCGCTGGCGCTCTATGCGCTAATGGCTGCCGTGTGGCTGATTCCGGATCGGCGCCTCGAACACGTGATCGACGCCTGA
- a CDS encoding DUF3717 domain-containing protein, whose amino-acid sequence MKANYSIADIEQAINYWTRHQAADSNLSLCPSARALANVYGEMIYRRETSVAADALNGEQSQAIETALHQLELGLAP is encoded by the coding sequence ATGAAAGCCAATTACTCCATCGCCGACATCGAACAGGCGATCAACTACTGGACCCGTCATCAGGCCGCCGACAGCAACCTGTCGCTGTGTCCGTCGGCGCGTGCGTTGGCGAACGTCTATGGCGAGATGATCTACCGTCGCGAGACGAGCGTGGCGGCCGACGCCCTCAACGGCGAGCAAAGCCAGGCCATCGAAACGGCGCTGCATCAGTTGGAACTGGGACTGGCGCCGTGA
- a CDS encoding MerR family transcriptional regulator: MDHVALPPIPAKRYFTIGEVSELCGVKPHVLRYWEQEFTQLRPVKRRGNRRYYQHHEVLLIRRIRELLYEQGFTINGARNRLEADTPRGARASGATAQPGDAMSGEPGDGALDVGDLRRRLESIIDLLKS; the protein is encoded by the coding sequence ATGGATCACGTTGCCTTGCCGCCGATTCCCGCCAAGCGTTACTTCACCATCGGTGAAGTGAGCGAGCTATGTGGTGTCAAGCCGCATGTGCTGCGCTATTGGGAGCAAGAATTCACGCAATTGCGCCCGGTCAAGCGGCGGGGCAACCGGCGGTACTACCAACACCACGAAGTCCTGCTGATCCGGCGTATCCGGGAACTGCTCTACGAGCAGGGCTTTACCATCAATGGCGCCCGTAATCGGCTGGAGGCCGACACACCGCGCGGTGCCCGGGCCTCCGGCGCGACCGCTCAGCCGGGCGACGCCATGTCCGGCGAACCGGGCGACGGGGCGCTCGACGTGGGCGACCTGCGTCGCCGCCTCGAATCCATCATCGATCTCCTCAAGTCCTGA